The sequence TTCCGTTTTTCATGATGTCTTCGGAGCCACAGTTCGGACATCGGAGGAAGGCTGGGATAGATGACATGACTGAATCAATGAATCACGTCTCTCTATTTTCCTCCATCCTTTACAAAAGAACACTACCGAAACGCTTTCTGACGATCGATTGTTAGCCAGCTATATCCGTTCGAAAATGGCTGAAACCCTTTTAGGGATTGAAACATTGATGGCTCTTTTGTATTGGATGACATTATTTCTCGTTCGAAAATGGCTGAAACCCTTTTAGGGATTGAAACCCGCAAAACGGGCAGGGGAAGCGCTATCACAAGGGCCTCTGGTTCGAAAATGGCTGAAACCCTTTTAGGGATTGAAACAAGCAAGTCGCGATCGAGGGGATTAATCAGGAACGTTCGAAAATGGCTGAAACCCTTTTAGGGATTGAAACAGGTTCAACCGTAAAGCCCATCTCATCCCCAGCGGGTTCGAAAATGGCTGAAACCCTTTTAGGGATTGAAACGGGATTGCGTTGACGATCTCCAAATCGTATACAAACGTTCGAAAATGGCTGAAACCCTTTTAGGGATTGAAACGTAGCTAGGGAATATCGATTTGCAGATTTCAAGTTCGAAAATGGCTGAAACCCTTTTAGGGATTGAAACGGTCGCCACACGAAAGGCGCATGGGCACTGAGTCGTTCGAAAATGGCTGAAACCCTTTTAGGGATTGAAACGCAACCGGGTCAAGGACGGGGCATTTCTCCTAGGTTCGAAAATGGCTGAAACCCTTTTAGGGATTGAAACAAATCGAGCATCATCGGAGAGGGGCCGGTCTGGAACGTTCGAAAATGGCTGAAACCCTTTTAGGGATTGAAACCCCAAACTGTGCGCACACTTGTAGAGTCGGGGCGTGTTCGAAAATGGCTGAAACCCTTTTAGGGATTGAAACACAGTCTACCCGCACGGCAAAGTAACGGCAACCACCGTGTTCGAAAATGGCTGAAACCCTTTTAGGGATTGAAACCGACTGGCTATTAGAGCATTCGGGCGAGATGTTAAGTTCGAAAATGGCTGAAACCCTTTTAGGGATTGAAACCGGATCTCGTGGCGTTTCTGAGCCTCCAACGATCGCGAGGTTCGAAAATGGCTGAAACCCTTTTAGGGATTGAAACCCATGCCCCGGTGACTTTGGCCGTGGTTGCAGGCGGAGTTCGAAAATGGCTGAAACCCTTTTAGGGATTGAAACTTCTAGTCGTGCCCAGGTTGCGGCGGCATCCGCACGTTCGAAAATGGCTGAAACCCTTTTAGGGATTGAAACTCACCGTTCCTCAAGATGCCGTGGGACGGAGAGGGAGCCCTGTTCGAAAATGGCTGAAACCCTTTTAGGGATTGAAACCAGGAAGAAATCGAGGAAATGTTGGGACGGTGGAAGGAGTTCGAAAATGGCTGAAACCCTTTTAGGGATTGAAACTCAAACGAGCCCTCCCGATCGTCGAGGCCCATGGATACCGTTCGAAAATGGCTGAAACCCTTTTAGGGATTGAAACAAGGACGGAGCATTCCTCTTAGAGAAGAAATATGGGAGACGTTCGAAAATGGCTGAAACCCTTTTAGGGATTGAAACACACAAATGGAGCCATTGGCCTACGGAGATCCCAGCGTTCGAAAATGGCTGAAACCCTTTTAGGGATTGAAACCTGATAGCCAATGCCTGATTTGGCATGGGTGCCATGTTCGAAAATGGCTGAAACCCTTTTAGGGATTGAAACTTCGTTGGTTTTTTCAGTACGATAGGCTTGCCAATCTCATTCATGTTCGAAAATGGCTGAAACCCTTTTAGGGATTGAAACTCGAATGCGAAATTGACGACACCGACTGGATAAGTTCGAAAATGGCTGAAACCCTTTTAGGGATTGAAACTAGAAGCCTCGATCGAGGAACTGAAAAAGGCTCAGGAGTTCGAAAATGGCTGAAACCCTTTTAGGGATTGAAACTTGTAGGACGTTAGGGACGGCTTTGAGGAAACGTGCTCGTTCGAAAATGGCTGAAACCCTTTTAGGGATTGAAACGGCTTGCTCGAATTCTTCCAGCGTTTCCGCCGCCGCCAGTTCGAAAATGGCTGAAACCCTTTTAGGGATTGAAACAAGTGTCCATGTGTAGGCGTGGTCATAGGCTGGCCCCGTTCGAAAATGGCTGAAACCCTTTTAGGGATTGAAACCTCGATCGTGATTGTGGAGACACTCGGAGACTTAGCCGCCGGTTCGAAAATGGCTGAAACCCTTTTAGGGATTGAAACCTGGAACAGCAACGCAACACGATCGCGGCTAACCGTGCAGGTTCGAAAATGGCTGAAACCCTTTTAGGGATTGAAACGGAGAAGCAGAAATCGTTATTCCAGAAGCGGGCTGCGGTTCGAAAATGGCTGAAACCCTTTTAGGGATTGAAACGATTCAGGATAGTGCCTGAGACGCCAGGGACAAAGTTCGAAAATGGCTGAAACCCTTTTAGGGATTGAAACAGATTGACAAAAGCCCCAAGGAAGGGCTTGAAAGCGTTCGAAAATGGCTGAAACCCTTTTAGGGATTGAAACAGATTGACAAAAGCCCCAAGGAAGGGCTTGAAAGCCGTTCGAAAATGGCTGAAACCCTTTTAGGGATTGAAACTACCCAGAACAAAACCCTACGATCGAGGTAGCGTTCGAAAATGGCTGAAACCCTTTTAGGGATTGAAACACCCACTAATACCCCCGGCGTAAAGCCCTCCCTCGGTTCGAAAATGGCTGAAACCCTTTTAGGGATTGAAACAGTGTGGAATAGGTGATTTGTGGCTTGCGGAATTCGGTGGTTCGAAAATGGCTGAAACCCTTTTAGGGATTGAAACGTCTTTGCTCGATAAATTTGCCGCGTATTGAATTTCGAGTTCGAAAATGGCTGAAACCCTTTTAGGGATTGAAACCTTCTGAACAGACCCCACTCTATCGATAGGGTGGGGTTGTTCGAAAATGGCTGAAACCCTTTTAGGGATTGAAACAGCCTTAATCAGCGTGTTGTTGGCTACAATCTCACGTTCGAAAATGGCTGAAACCCTTTTAGGGATTGAAACACTCGTTCCGCCATCCATGGATAGGCACGCTCACCGACGTTCGAAAATGGCTGAAACCCTTTTAGGGATTGAAACACGGTAGAACGGCCCTAAACCCATTGCCTTGAGTGTTCGAAAATGGCTGAAACCCTTTTAGGGATTGAAACTACTTATATCATTGTGCTAGCACTTTGATGCACATAAGTTCGAAAATGGCTGAAACCCTTTTAGGGATTGAAACATCGCCACAAACGGGGCAAAGGTAATAGCCTTTCTGTTCGAAAATGGCTGAAACCCTTTTAGGGATTGAAACAACCTTGGGTGGGAGTGGAGATAGTAATAGTAGGCACGAGTTCGAAAATGGCTGAAACCCTTTTAGGGATTGAAACTAAAAATCCCCCTAAAGTGCCTGACGGAATCGAACCGCGTTCGAAAATGGCTGAAACCCTTTTAGGGATTGAAACGCGCCTCGCCCTCGACCCAATCCCCCATCACGGGTTCGAAAATGGCTGAAACCCTTTTAGGGATTGAAACGGCACACCCAACAGCCAGCGAGAACAAAAGGGGGGGTTCGAAAATGGCTGAAACCCTTTTAGGGATTGAAACGCAACTGAGCTTGAATTCTAGCGAACTCGTGCAGCCTGTCGTTCGAAAATGGCTGAAACCCTTTTAGGGATTGAAACTGAATGTGGGTGATCTGAACCTCGAATCTAAAGAGGTTCGAAAATGGCTGAAACCCTTTTAGGGATTGAAACTTCTGCGCCGTGGCCTCATTCAGCTTGCTACCAGCGCTAAGTTCGAAAATGGCTGAAACCCTTTTAGGGATTGAAACTTCATCATCTGGATCGGTCGGTGTTGCATTCCAATGTTCGAAAATGGCTGAAACCCTTTTAGGGATTGAAACCCAAACCCACCCAAACCCTATAACCCACCCAAACCGAGTTCGAAAATGGCTGAAACCCTTTTAGGGATTGAAACAGAACCGTTATACTCTGGGACTATTAACAGATGGGTTAGGAGGCACTGACAATGATCATGCATACCTGTCCAAGTTGTGGGCCCAAAAAAATCAGTCGCAATAATGGTCACCCGGCATAGCAAACAAAATTATTACTGTTGGGACTATGGTCGTCAGTTTGTCCTCGATCCCGCCTGGAAAGCCATTACCTCACAACAATATGGACTGATTGAGCAGATGCTACTCGATCTCGTCTCCTTAGCGGGGATTGCCTGCATTCTGCAAATTTCTGAAGACACCGACAACGTTAGGTCAACGTCAAAGCTGCCGTTATGCCCCAACCAGTAGAGGTGAGTGAGGCCCCCCAAAAGCACCAGAATGTGCAGATGGATGAGTTGTGGTCATTGGTTGATGATAAAGGCAATGAGCAATGGGTTTGGTGGGCGATCGATGCTCAAACGCACGTGATTATAGATGTCAAGGTGGGTGACTGGAGTGCGGTATCGGTTCAAGTGTGGGACTTTCATGCTCCCTGTATTTTGTCAATTCCACCTTAATGGTAGCCCTACTTCAGCCAAAGGCTACTAGATCCATGTTCTGCTATAGACCACCAATGCAACCAGCGTCATTCGTTGATTAGGGCTGGTTAGGTAACTGGCACAATCTGTTCATCCAGGAACATCTATTACCGATAGGACATCCTGCAGGAAAGCGATTTCTTGCACAAGGACGCGGTATGGTGGTGTGTGACGTCGTCATTACCAATACGGAGTTGTAGATTGGTGCAGTTTTACGTACCTGGTCACGGCTCTTAATACGGTAATTCTGCGTCAATATTGTATGAAGATATATGCATGCCCACAGGAGGAGCCCTAGCCAGTCTATGACAGCAGAAGGTTATGTAAGTAACTCAATCAGCATTCGTGTAGCATCTTTGAACGAGAGTAGCTTAGCATCTCGGAGCGAGAATTGCCTAGCTACCACTGATCCCGATTTATCACTGAACTGAGACCCATTATGCTCAAGCATGATCAGAATTGTACTGAACAAATTTCTACTTCACTTCATCCATTGATAAAACAGGAAGCTTCCGGGGATTTACACCCACCCGAAACCATTAAAAAATCTGATTTTGTCTTGACTCCGTACATCAAGAGTAGCAATCTAAGGGCAACGTACCAAATTCTCAATACCGTTGTTCCTTATGTTTTGTTATGGGTTTTGGCTATCCAAGCAGCCTCCATCTCCCTGTGGCTTCTACCTCCAATCATCATCCTACTAATTCTTTTTTCGTTACGCTGTTTCTCATTGATGCATGATTGCGGACATTACTCCCTCTTTCGGTCAAAAACCATGAACCGGATTATGGGATTTCTGCTAGGGGTGATCAATGCCATGCCCCAGTATGGCTGGTCAAGGGATCATGCCTATCATCACAAAACCAATGGCGACTGGGAGCGGTATCGGGGTGTTGCCGATTTCCTATCGACCGAGGAATTTGCTCAACTTGATCCCTTTAATCAGCGGTTGTATGAAGTCCTGAGAAAGCCACTGATGGGCATTCCGGGCGGCTTTTTCTATCTCGTGATCAAGCCTCGGATGGCGCTAATTTTAGGCATTTACGATTTCATTCTTCATGTATTGACTGATCTCAAGCAAGGGTTGCAGTTTAACCTAGCGCAAACCATCTCGACCCATCAGTCAAAACACTGGCACACCGCAACGGAATTTTGGGATCTGCTATTCAACAACATTTGTGTGGTTGGGGGCTGGATTTTTCTAAGCCATCTCTGGGGAGCGGGCTTATTTTGGAGCATTTACTCCATTACGCTCAGTTGCTCGGCGATGATTTTCATCTGGGTCTTTTTTGTCCAGCATATTTTTGAGGGTAGCTACGCCCATAAAACAGAAGGCTGGGATTACGTTTTAGGAGCCGTTAAGGGCAGCAGTTACCTAGACTTACCCGCCATTCTCAGATGGTTTACCGCAGACATCGGCTATCACAATATCCATCATCTTTCCGAAAGAATTCCCAATTACCATCTCGCCGCTTGTCATCGTGAAAATAGTCATTTGCTGACAGATGTGAAGACACTTCGCCTAGGCGATTTGCTGGACTGCGCCCAATACCTTTTGTGGGATGCAGATGCAAACCGCTTAGTGACGATCTCGTCCTGGCGGCAATCAACTGAGATGATGGCTCATGCAGCAACCCATCGCAATAACGGATGAGAAACGGATGGGAAACAGAGCATTAATCCGGTATACACATTGAAAATTGAGATTTAATCGCAGGGAAGTCATCCCTCAATTTCTGGAACCAGCCAGCCATGGGTCAATTGCGAACTCCATGGGGGTGTTCGGTCTTCTCCAGGATTGAGGGATTTTTAGTGCGCTGAGCCAGAAGAAAATCAGTTGCAGCCGCGATCGTGAGCGTAAAGATGACAATCAAAAACTCAATCACACTTGCACCATCACACCATTCATCATTCAATTTTTAAAGACATTTTTGATTCAGATTCAAGAGTGTCATGTTTAATAGCGTCATGTTTAATAGTGTCGTGGAGTGTATACCCATTGTGTTCCCTGACACTGTTGAACAATGCGAGTTTTACTCGAACCAATCAAGATTACAGTGCGCATATCGGCATCTTCGATCGCTAACTGTTCCAGTGCTTTCACCGTTATCGTTTGTCCAGGTCGGCCCAAATTACGGGCCAGCACGATCGGTGTTTGAGGCGATCGCCACTGCAACAAAATCTCTTTTGCTTTTTCGAGTTGCCAGGTCCGCTGCTGAGAGACGGGATTGTAAAAGGCGATCGCAAAATCCGCTTGGGCAGCGGCGGCAATCCGTTGAGCAATCACCTCCCAAGGTTTGAGAATATCGGAAAGGGAAATGGTGCAAAAATCATGGCCCAGCGGTGCACCGACCTGAGCAGCCGCAGCTTGCATCGCCGAAATTCCAGGACATACCTGAATTTCAACCGACTGCCACTCGGGTTTTAGCTCCCGCTCCAGCACTTCAAAAACAGCGGCGGCCATTGCATAAATGCCCGGATCGCCCGATGACACGATCGCCACCGTTCGCCCAGTAGCCGCTAAATCTAAGGCAGCACGGGCGCGATCGAGTTCTACCCGATTATCGGATTCATGGCGGATTGTGTGAGGTTGCCGCAACGGTTCTGCCAAATTCAGATAGGTTTTGTAGCCCACCCAATCGGTCGCAGATTGCAGAATTTCCTTCACTTCGGGAGTCATCCAGTCAGAAGAGCCGGGGCCTGTACCGACGATCGTCAGCTTGCCTTGGGGGGGATGGGAGGTGGGAGGTGGAGAGTAGGGGGTGGATTCTAGGTCAGACTGGTATACTAAACAATTTTGACTGGGGGTTTCTATGGGCTCAGTGCTATTCTTCGGCACAATTTGAATAGTTAGAATTGGCGAGGGGGGAGTTGATTTATTTTTGCCAGTCCCGACATTTCCAATCTCTTGCACAATCGGTAAACGACTTTGCTCTAGCCAAGGGGCTGTCCCAATCAATTTGACCGTTGCGCCTGCTAGTAAATTGGCAATAAAGGTTTTGGCATCATCGGGATTCACCAACTGGTAGCCGGGAGGGGGGGATAGCAGTGCCGTTTGAAAGCGGAGTTCCCCAGTGGTGGTAATGGCAGGCGCGACTTGCAAAACATCTGCAATCCGACGCGCTAGGGAATTCACGCCTTGCAAGCCACCCAGTAAGGGCACCACCGCACTGCCATCTTCCGCGATCGCCAGTACCGGCGGTTCTTGCCATTTATTCGTCAGCAGGGGGGCGATCGTGCGAATCATAATCCCCGCTGCACAAATTCCGATGATGGAAGTCCCCGATCGAAACAATTCCCGAACCGTATCACCAAAGTTTTCATAGGTCACGTCTACCGCTTGAGTCCGATTGGCTAAACCGTAGATTACGGCTTCAGGAATTGCAGTTTGGATCTGACGGGCAACGGGAATGCTGGCTTCTCCCAAAATCACGATCGCGAGTGGATTCATCTTACTGAGACTTTTGATTGTGCTAGTAATTGCAGATATGATTGCACTAGAATCTGACTAGTAATTACGCTGGGAATTGTGCTAGTAAGTGTATTAGTTAGCAATCTATTGTTCCATTATTTTTTGAACGAATGCTGTATGGTTTTCCGAATGAATTCCCCGCTGTAGGGTCGCTAAAACTTGTTGCATATTGCCTTGTAGCATTGCGGGTACCTCCAACCACAATCCCGGAAAAACCTGGCTGCAAATCACACCCTGTGGGTTCGGTTGCAGCGCAACATAGTCCCCATTTTCCAAAATGAACCAATCGATTTTCTGGTCAAATACCTGCCAGACAATATACTCCTGGATGCCATTACGGCGATAGGCGCGTTTCTTATCTCCTAAGTCAATGCTGACACTGCTAGCAGCAATTTCAGCAACCAGTTCCGGTGCGCCTTCCAAGTAGCCGTCATCCCCTAACACTGAGCGTCCACCACTGGCTTGACTAATGCGCAAAACACCATCCGGTTGCGGTTCATTATCAATGTCTAACCGTACCGTTGGCTCAATTCCCATTTCCACCTGAGGGGTGGCAGCTTGATATACCCCTAACCAAGTAATTAAACGTCCGTGGGGTTCAGCATGGGGTCTAAAGCGCAATGGAGATGCCATGTAAA comes from Alkalinema sp. FACHB-956 and encodes:
- the cobJ gene encoding precorrin-3B C(17)-methyltransferase, coding for MNPLAIVILGEASIPVARQIQTAIPEAVIYGLANRTQAVDVTYENFGDTVRELFRSGTSIIGICAAGIMIRTIAPLLTNKWQEPPVLAIAEDGSAVVPLLGGLQGVNSLARRIADVLQVAPAITTTGELRFQTALLSPPPGYQLVNPDDAKTFIANLLAGATVKLIGTAPWLEQSRLPIVQEIGNVGTGKNKSTPPSPILTIQIVPKNSTEPIETPSQNCLVYQSDLESTPYSPPPTSHPPQGKLTIVGTGPGSSDWMTPEVKEILQSATDWVGYKTYLNLAEPLRQPHTIRHESDNRVELDRARAALDLAATGRTVAIVSSGDPGIYAMAAAVFEVLERELKPEWQSVEIQVCPGISAMQAAAAQVGAPLGHDFCTISLSDILKPWEVIAQRIAAAAQADFAIAFYNPVSQQRTWQLEKAKEILLQWRSPQTPIVLARNLGRPGQTITVKALEQLAIEDADMRTVILIGSSKTRIVQQCQGTQWVYTPRHY
- a CDS encoding fatty acid desaturase is translated as MKKSDFVLTPYIKSSNLRATYQILNTVVPYVLLWVLAIQAASISLWLLPPIIILLILFSLRCFSLMHDCGHYSLFRSKTMNRIMGFLLGVINAMPQYGWSRDHAYHHKTNGDWERYRGVADFLSTEEFAQLDPFNQRLYEVLRKPLMGIPGGFFYLVIKPRMALILGIYDFILHVLTDLKQGLQFNLAQTISTHQSKHWHTATEFWDLLFNNICVVGGWIFLSHLWGAGLFWSIYSITLSCSAMIFIWVFFVQHIFEGSYAHKTEGWDYVLGAVKGSSYLDLPAILRWFTADIGYHNIHHLSERIPNYHLAACHRENSHLLTDVKTLRLGDLLDCAQYLLWDADANRLVTISSWRQSTEMMAHAATHRNNG
- a CDS encoding Uma2 family endonuclease, yielding MTSTPAFIPSQLPPLENGDRLTRLEFERRYNAMPEVKKAELIEGVVYMASPLRFRPHAEPHGRLITWLGVYQAATPQVEMGIEPTVRLDIDNEPQPDGVLRISQASGGRSVLGDDGYLEGAPELVAEIAASSVSIDLGDKKRAYRRNGIQEYIVWQVFDQKIDWFILENGDYVALQPNPQGVICSQVFPGLWLEVPAMLQGNMQQVLATLQRGIHSENHTAFVQKIMEQ